The genomic interval AGCACCTCTTGACACCTCCGTTACAGATATAGGGGCACAAGGCTGGgtaagaaaaggaaatggaaaggtcTCCAACATTTTTGACCAAATCCAAGGGACGGCTTTAGTCTTGTTCAGCCTACTGGCTGCCTACCTCTCTCTTGAATGTTTCTTGAAGCTCTGTTGCTTGTTAGCTTGTCATGACTCTATCTTCTGATTCTTCTTCATAGGTATCTCCTTGTGCGTTTCAGTGACATCAAAATAAGGTGTGAACTTGCCACACGTAAGGGTACTCCTCTGGCAAAATTACTAGGTTATGAAGAAAGAAACAGGTTGTGTCAGGAAGGGCAGTCTGATTCTTGTGCCTCTGCCTCTTCCAGAGCACTGAACATCTTCATGGGCCCTGGGCTGCTTCTGCCTGACTCTTCTTCTGTCCTTCCTGCCCCACACTGTTCCCCCATCTGGGCAAGAGGCAGCACAAGCTGCAGCCAGTTCCAGAGCACTGGCTGGCAAGCCCAGCCAAACTGATAACTCTTTGTGCCTGCTGTAGCCTTTCCCTCGGTCAAGGCAGCTGATGCAAGTCTCCCTTCTCCAGCCACTCAGCAGCTTTCCCAGACTGTGTGGGACCATGATCCTGCTGTCACAGTTGGTTGGATTGGCTAACGGATTCAAAAGCAGTAAGAGCTGGGCAGACTGTGTAGTCACAGACCACAGAACCTGGATATCTTTGGGAAATACACTGAATATCTCTTATGTTTTACAGTATAAACATATGGAGAGGGGCAGTCTCCAGTATGAGAGCTGATCGGGGTTTGAATTTGGTGTTACCATGGATGAACAGGTCTTGCACTGGTCCTGGCAGTGCTGTGTGTGCCTGAGAAACAGAACTGTTTTTCCAAAGTGGATGAAACTCAGTCATTGATTGTGACATGAGGTGTGCTGCAGTTATGATCTAGAGTTAACTAGCGCTGAAAGGAGGCACCTGGTCTGTGCACTGCGTCAAAGGTAGCTGTAAATTAGGTGTCACTGAGGGCAACAGGATGTCTCTTAAAGTTCATTTCCCACCAGGTCACTAGGGCCTGGAGCTATCTTAGTTTCTAGTGACGTCCTGCTGATTTACAACCAGTTTAGTAATCAGTAGAATAcaacaaaataaatcagatttctcttttttcagattaaaaaggtTATTCTGTGCTAAAATGGAGGGAAAAGGGTGAAAACTGCAGGAAGTCTGCTTTATAAGTTTGAACGATTGCAACAGTCAGAGAGCCACAGCAATTTTCAGATGAAACATTTCCACTCCTCAGTGTCATTCAGAGGCTATAGGAAGAAGGATGTGTTTTTTCAGTCGCAGCAAACATCACAGTTTTGGGAGTGGGCCCTATTCACGTCTCTGCCACAGACCTTGCACAGCATGTTCAAGTCACCTAGTGTTCAGACAAGAGCCCTTGATGTAGAGCAATTTCACTTCACAGTTAAGCACTCACCTTGGAGTTGCACATGAGTGGCCGAGTAAACCCAGGAACTAGTCACTGTTGAAAGGAGACTGGCTCTTCTGCCCTTGCTGCGGGCCGTATGGTCCTGCTCCACCTCGGCACTGGGTGTGATACTCCTCTGACTATGTGGGGAGCCAATTCAATGCACTAACCCAGCAGGAAACCGTTTGCtttgtaattttaatttgtttcccaGATGAATGAGTAGTGCAGGTTCAGATGTATTGTCTCATCCCTGCAGGTGGCGGGATGTGGGAGGGAGATTGACCACAAGCTGTGACATGTAACTTCATCCTTGTGTGTGGAGGCTGGAAGTGGTGAGTATTGGGTGCTGCCTGCCTTTGGATAGCAGGTTGCAGACTGATGCCTGTACAGCAGCCATAGCCTCTTCCAACCTCATCTTTGCTCTCCGGAAAAGTCTGTTATGCATCCTGCACAACAGCTACATATGATCATCCCTTGCAGAGATAACAGAGTCTTTTGGAGCTAAACTTTGGTCCAAAAGACTAAAACATGCATCTGAAATCTTGCATGTGCGCCATCAGATGGCTACTGTGTATACAACACAACTGTACCCCTCAGGACATCCTAAGCCCTCCTGAACCCTACTTAGCCTTTGCAGCTGATTTCATCATCACTGGCCAGTACTGATTATGCATTAGATCTTGATTTGCACCTCTAGTTGTCACAGAGAAAGTAACTTGTTTTTTGTTAGGCTGGCTAAGGTGCTGCAGTGTTCCCTGTTCCTCTGGGCATCCTAATCTCTATATGGTAAAGCCGTTAGCTGCCAGTAACCATGGAGGTGGCTAAGGACTGTCATAAATTCCCCGTATGCCTTCCTCCCAGGAATCCACACTCGGATGACAGGATGCGCAGATTTCCCTCCAGGAAACTGAACACAGGAGTGTAAGCTGCctttcctgctctgctcttccacaATATCTCTGCCTTTCTCAACCTTTTACCCCCAAGAGCTACTTATCCTACCCCCATTCTTGAGTAAgacaaagcacagcaagaaaagctCGTGGGGTCTGTGCTAGTTCTTTTCTCTGGTGTCCACCATAATGATAGATCCacaagcagcaggagctgggctcAGGAAAAAGAAACGGTTTGGTCTGGAGGAGTTCAATGGAAGAAAATAGCAGTCAGAAGAGCGTCCGCTGCCAAAGCTTCATGTTTCTAACAGCACTACTGGCACCAGGAGAACCTGTTGGCCCAGCAGAGAGAGGCACGACCAGTGGCGTGTCGTGCATAGGGCCAGGAAGGGATCCTGCAGGCTGGAGCTGTATGCCTAGTCCCAACAGCATGACTGGAAATTTTAACAGGGAGACCTGagccagtcctgggtccagtgaTGAGTCATCTGTGGATTTGCATGGGACACTGCTGGCTCTCTGGCCCCAGGATTAGCCAGCTACCAAACTGAgctgtggctttttgttttttgggggttttttttgttttgttttaaatcagacCTATTTCTTTAATGGACGGTGTAGGAGGTCTCTGCTGTTCCCCCAATGACTAGCCAGGCCTCTCTACTTTTGACTGACCTGGTGGGGGAAGCTTAGATGCTCACTGCTTCCTCATTCCTGAGAGTTCATTGCTTAGGCTTACCACTCCTTGGCTGAGTTCAGTTATTTAAGCAGGACAACTTGGAAGAATGTATTGTGTAAAGGAAAGGGGCTGTGCTGCACACGGTGTGGGACCTTCATGCACCTGGTGTTTGGCTTGTCTTCATAGGTGCTGCGACCATGGCATCGCAAGGCCAGGTCATTTTCTGGAGGTATGGTATTGTCTGCATCTCCTTTGGAAGGGAGggaattgcttttttctttttctaggacCCTTGGCTGCATCTCCCTGCTGCAAGGCgctttcaggaaaaaattctttgTAATTTGACCCTGTACTGCACTCAGCCAGCCTACTGTAATACCAGTCTGGCTTTTTTATATAATCAGTAAGGCCATATAGCTGTCAGTAACCCATGTGCTATTCATGGACTGCAGCCACAATGGAGATGTGTGTACTGGAAACTGCGTGGCTGGGTTATGCCATCTCAGGTCTGAATGTTGTTGAAGGCCACAGTGTCAATGGCATGAGAAAGGCTCAATGTTCCTGCTGTCAGACCTCAGGCAGTTGCTTAAGCCTCCATCACAGTGGGGTGTTGTGGGCAGAAAGGCAGAAGCTGTCCTGCAGAAAGTTTGCTTTCTCTGTGGTTTGCGAGTAGGAGCTGGGAAGATGTGGAAGCTGTTTTGTGCCTCTCGTTTCAAGCACCTTGGGGAAGTCACAAAAATATCCACCTCATCTGTGTTTTCTGATCTGCAAGAGTTGAAAATAGTTCCCCCCAAAGAGCTAAACTAGTTAGCAAACTTGCTTCAGCATCTGGTGAGCATGGGCCAGAGTTGCCATGCAACCTGACTGTTGGAGCAGAGCTGGCTACCAAAATGCTTCGCTCCCTCTCAGCTGTGGGCTCTTCCCAGCTGGACTGAGGCAAAGGCTCCAACAAGGCATGGGAGAAGCTTGGGGCTTGTATTTACCCTATTGGAAAGGATTCAGCTGTTCAGAGTATCAGTCCAACTGGAGCTGAAGAACAGCTAGGAGCAGACCGTATGTGAATGGAAAAGGCTTCTCATGCGCAAGTCATGCGCCAGCTTTCTCACAGAAGGTATTGAGGAAGCACTGAGTATTGTCAGTGCACTTTTCCCTGATGAAAGTGAAGTCGTTAGTTGAAATAATGCAACGTGATGTAAACATCCACTGGACATCTCATTTGTTGCACATCTGGAACATATGCAATAGCCAGGTCTGTTGTTTTCAAGTGACAGCCCAGCTGGCTTTTGTCAGGGGAATGCAATAACTGAGGGATGTGAAAAAATGAATGCCTACCCCTTACTGCTCTTAGAATAATCCTTATCTGAGTAGCTCTGCCTCCCCTGGGCAGCTATACGCAGCCAAACACTGCAGGTTACTGGAAACAGTGGGCTTCTATATGGCCATTGCCTCTTCTAGCTGATTTTGAAACACAGAAATAGCCCGGGGAGAGAGGTGAATTTCCAGAATGCTTCAGAGGAGCAGTGGGAAGTTcctattatttcagaaaaaaaagcaaacccccctgaaaaaccctcaaaaaataaaactgaaactctGAGAAAAGTTAAACTCTGCAATCATTAATTACTTATTGGAAATGAAAACCCTTCCTTTTTGGTTTCCCCTGCTGTATTCTATTTTTCCCATACTAATCTTTGATATAGGGAGGAAGGCAGGGGACCTTAAATCTCTTAAAATTCCAGGTCTTTTGATCTTCCTAAGCCGATTTCTGAAGGAAAGCTTACTCTGCAGAGTTAAAGATAAGAGGGGGCTGAGCCCCACTGCGAGTTACAGAGGGGCTGACTGGCCCTTGCAGCATTCAGCTTGTGGCGCCTACGTAAGATAATAACCATGGAAGGAGATCCAGACCAGTCCACAAGGGGCTTCAGAGTTCATCCGTGGAAGGAACTGCATAACAAGAGCACCAGACGTACCTGATTTGGCTAATTGGTAACGCTACCATGGAGAAGACCGTGTGCAGAGCTTCCTTGGGTGCCTGCAGGCTACTGCAGGCGCACTAGAAAACAAGGGTGACTTCAAGGCTCTCGTTCATGCAGACCCAGACATTTGTGTCAGACAGTTTCTGTGCCTCAGAAATGTTGAAAGTGCAAGGGGTGCGGATGATGAAATGATGAAAATTACTTTCCAACTGAACTGTTAGGCTGAATTCTTGCAAAACACAGCTAATGGCAGGATAAGGCTGGGTTGTCAACTTCCTCTTGTTCACCCAGCGCTCTGGATCAATTAAAGAAACATGAAGGCTCGCGGGCAAATATTTTTAAGCCATTTGCAATTCTCAGGCTCTTGGGGTCCACATGGGACACTTGAAAGGGCCTGATTTCCCCCCACCCGCAGGAAAGGATGTGGAAGTGGGGGCTGGAAATCTGTGATACCCAAAATCACCActtacttctgaaaaatctcttcTGTAATTAATAAGCAGCTTTTTCTGGAGGCACTATTTTTCCCTCAGATGAGAATTGGGAAGAATCCCTCTGGATGCAACGTTAGCATTCAAGAAATACAGCACGGTACAGAGAAAGGAGTCCGCAGAGGAGAACAAAAGCAATAGTGATGACTAACAGTGTTTGTGAGCCAAAGATGATTTTGCCAGGCATAGTTGTAGGGCAGAAGTGGTGTCTGGGCCAGAGAGTCCTTTCGAGGACAAGGTACGTTGGCATCTGAAGAGACGTGCTCAGAGCCTTTACAGGAGGGAGGCCCAGCGACTCTTCCTCTGCTATCCCTGTTGTGCCCCCTCATGCTGAGAGGCTTCTGGCACTTATGTGTGAAGCCCTCACTTAACCTGCTTGGAGCCATATGTGAGGGGTGGGGAGGTGTCTGTGCAATGAGTACTGCACTGGGATGggctcagtgatttttttttcccccgccagAGACGGGGGAGAAGGACACAGACTAGCTAGATGTTAGGGTCAGGTGCACAGATTTAACTGGAGCTCTTCCCCTTGAGCAGATCCGGCATGGAGTCCTAACTCCCAGCAATTTCCCCGGCATTGCTCAGCTCCTTGGCGTGGTTGGGTTACAGAGCAGACAGCAATGTGCCGCCAGCATGGGTCCTctgacttgtttttttcctgcctgcctgctcacAGGCAGGTAGAGGTGTTTGAGTGAGTCATAGCATCTGAGACAGTGTGGTGCAGCCCTTGCTTGCTCAAGATGTGCGTGCTGTGTGTCTAGCCCTTGTATCTTGTGTGAGAGCTGAGGCGGGCCATGGCAACCTTGGCTAACTTTATAACCAGGATGGACCAGCTCTTGGATCAGCTCCATAGAAACTGGTGGAGCTACTTGAGGAGGTAGATGTTATTCCGCATGAGCAAGAGGCTCAGTATctgccctgctctgagcaagcgCAGGGTTGTGCCACGGTGAGCCTGGCTGAGATCCCAAGTGACTCAGGGCTGGGCCCCATGGGACATGCCAAATCACCAACAGGAGCTGTCACGCTACGTGATCCAACTGAGCCTACAAATGAATGAAATTACCTTACTGCGGGTCCCCAGGGAAAGTAGCTACCGGTAACTGGTTCCTGGCTGTGTGGTCTCTATACTCAACACCCACCAGGACAGATACCTACCGCTTTCCTCCTGGATGGGATCACCTGTGATGGCAGCCATGGGACACTGGGAGGTGTCACTGGGAGCATCAGGACTAGAAGTGCTGTCGTCCTTAATTATAAATGAAACCTGGTGAAAATAGGGAGAAAGTGAAATGTGTGAAGCATACCAGCTCTGAGGGTTTCGAGGCTGCCAGCTTGCTCGAAGGGCTTGATACATACTTGAAATTATAACAAACTCGTGATGAAATACATACTTCTGATCTATTCTCCTAAGTGTGTCGGCATGTGCAGACAGAGTTTCCTCAGCCAACTTTCCACAGGCTTTCAGGGTGAGGCCAGAGAAGACAGGAGGCAGCGGGAGTGCAAGCAAAACTTCTGCAGATCTCTCCTCCCCTCTGGCCCCTTTTTCAGCCTGTCTTCCCTTTCTGCCATCCCTGCCACTTCATGCAGAAGGGGCGAGTTCGCATGAGGCAGCTCCCTAGTGCTGCTTATCAGCCCTGCGATCGTGGCATCTCTGGTGATTCAGCCAAGATTGGGTAAGAGGCTGCTACAAGCGCACATTAACCAGGGTAGGAGCAGCGCGGTTTCACTGGCATTGAAAAGCACTTACGCAGGAGGCTGCCACAACCCCTCAGCTTGTGTGAAAATGTGTCAAGGATTATGTGTGATGGCTCCACCGAGATTGACGGGACTCTGTGCTTGGCCAGGGTGGGCTAagccagggctgtgctgggggtAGACTGCTCCCACACAGCTCATACATCCCCCAGTGCTCCTTCTGGTGAGCTCCTGGCCTCCTCTGCCAGGGGCtgctccagctctgtttctcttggCAGGTGGTTTCTCCTCCTCAGACTGGTTCACAAGTCATTTTTCCATCCATGCGTGGGGAGACCCAAAGCCAGCCAGTTCACAAACCTGGCCCTATTTCCAGTTCCCAGCTGCACTCTCCCTGGCTCGTAGGGGGTATCTTCCTGGGTACAGTTGCTTTGCTCACCTCCCTGGGGAGCCGGTCCCTCTCAAGCGTCAGCAGGGATTGCCAGAGCAGGAGGGACAGGCTGCATTTACTCACTGGGAAATGCAGGTAGGAGTGCTCCCAGTTGGGGCTAgctagctctttccaaaaagaaaacctAGATCTCCTCTCCTCCCGCTTCCTGGTCTCTTGGCTCAGATGAAGAGTGCTCCCCTGTTTGCCACTGCTGTGGTCCTACTTCTCACTCATCCACCTTGTTccaggctgcagctctcctgcctcaGCAATAAccttgtcctttccttttttcccaaacAGCATGACTACTATCATTATAGTCCTGGCAGCAGTGATTGCCCTGATCATTGGTTTTGGTGTCTCAGGTATGTGACTGGTTAGATTTCTTGACGGAACTGGGGGTAATGAAATTCAGCCCTGCTGCTACCAATGTCTGGAGACTCCATTCCTCCATGGGGTGCAGTGGCTGAAGTGGGATACTGTGTGGCGATGCAGTCTATGATCCTTTAATTAAGGCTTGCTTTATAAAGCTTATATGCAAAATGGCTGATTTTAGGattggaaaaaggggaaaaaaaccacattgTGTATATCACTTCAGCAGCCACCTGCAAGGCATCATCAGCTACACTTGAACCCCAAATTTCCAGCACTTTTGTGCAAACCCAGGGCGCTGCTGGAGCTCATGGTGTAATGGCACTGACTGACGCGTGGGCTATTTGCTGAAGGTGAAACATGCTGTAATAGTGGGCTGCATCTTCTAGACTCGTCGCTGTTTTCCTGTCAGGTTAGCAAGCGTGTGAGGCAGATCCTTTCCAAAAGATGGCACAGCTCGAACCTGCCAAATTACAAGGATAGGCTCTATCCACGCTTTGGCCGTGTGTGTGGCCCTGCTGAATGATACTGGCTGTGCGAAAGACACCCCTGGGGAGCGAGTTCCAGGAAAGAGCAGGTTCCCAGTCAGCCAATGGGGATTCACGTTCATATATAACTGTCATCCTTGTAGACTTGAATGCTCTCTTGAAAATTAGCCAATTTCTCCTCTCACCAAGGAAAAAGAATGTGAGCTCTTGTATGTTGTAAATACTGCAGAGATTTTTACATCACACATATGCTCAGGGCCGGTTTGAAGAACAGCATTTGGTGTTCAGAGCAGAATGTTATGAAATCTGTGTTGGCTCTTCATTTCTATGGAGACTTTTCAGAGGGCTGGCCCCAGCTTGCACAAGGGGTTGTGCACAAGTGAGGCCCAGCTGTTTGAGGGCAGCTCCATCGTGCCCCTGTGACCCGTGCTTTCATAGCAGAATTtaaggcttctttttttaattatcttggGTGCTGGGCTGTTAGTAACTGACCCATTCAGCTCCATCCATTGTGCTATGGGAAGCCATCTGAGGAAGGGGTTTGATAAGCGCACAGCAGCCTGTGACGCTGGAGACGGAGTGCTGTTAGCTGCAATTTTCTTGGGCTTGGAGCTCTAAACCTAAACATAACCTAAAATCTTAAACATACTGTGTTCCTTATCCCggacagaaggagaaaatggtATTTATTGCTAAGTCAGGCAGCATCTGCCAGGATGGGGCACATTCTCCTGGTCACACAAGATAACAAAAATGTGTCAAAAATGTTGGACAAAATACAGCCTTGAGTATGCTAAGCAAGAACTTTTAGGGAAGGGCTGCATGGGAAAGAGCACCCACATCAGGGAAGGAGTTACTTCTCAGGCTTACTGGTCAGGATTCAGCCTGAGGAGATGTCTGCATTCCCAGAGAAGGGAAATGctgatttttcttaaacaaaagaaaacaagtttgaTTGCAGTGAGGGTGAAACAGTAATCTCTTTTTTCTCTGCCAATACTATGCCTTGCGTAAAGAAGGTCCCAACTAAAAAAAGACTCCAAAACCCACACTCTTCTGAAAGATGCAATGAGAAAAATCCTTTATACGTGTAAGCAAGCAAGTAAAGACCATGCTAATGCTTTTCAAACTTGTTCCTCCAAATATGAGAAACTGCCTTTCCAAGCAGCCTATCTGCTAAAGAAATGCTCCTGCACTTTAATCTCTGTAAATAAGCCATGGGAGCTGACCTCTGCCAGCTGCACCAGTGCATTAGCAGCTGCTCCTGGCACGCTCCTGCATTGGCTGAGCCTTGTCTGCCTCTGGGCTCGTGAGCCACAATCCAGCAAGAGCACATTTCCTTCCTCGGGGTGCTCCGGCCTTTCTCCACACTTGTGTTTTCTCATGCCATGCTTTCTCATTACAGGGAAACGCTCCATCAGTGTCACCACATTGCCATCCCCTGGGAACATCGGCCAGAACAGCGTTTTAGGCTGCACCTTTGAGCCCGACATCGAGCTCGGCAGCACAGCGATTCGATGGGCAAAGGCTGGACTGGCAGGGCTGGTGCATGAGTTTAGAGGCGGGGAGGACCACCTGCAGGAGCAGGATGCGTCGTTCCAGGGCCGTACGGCGGTGTTTGCGGACCAGGTGGCTGGAGGAAACGCGTCCCTGCTGCTGCGAGGTGTGCGGCTCAATGACGCTGGCGCCTATCGCTGTGCCGTCACCACAGCCAGGGGCAGTGGCGCAGCTGTGCTGCAGTACAGGACTGGAGGTGAGCAAATGCTGTCAAGGGATCGGAGAAGGAAACCGTCCTACTGTCAAAGTGTTGCACTGAAACCGGACTTGTCCAAGGAGTTGTATATGCATGTTTATAGAGGGGGCGAAAAACCCATGGTATCAACGAGCAACGGAGATGAAAACTGCTTGCGTGTTCTGGGAACATTCATTCTGTGAAATCCTGAGTTGGATTGTGTGGAATTACTGCATTAATCTCTTCCATGGTTGTAACATAATCTGAAAAAAGAacgttgttttttttctccctcactttAAAATCAGTAAGGACGGGAAGTGCTGCATGGCCCTATTGACATTTTTGCTCGTGCCTAGATAAACTGTCCAAATGTCTGgagtaggaaaaataaataagtaagtgtAGTATGTGTAGGAGAGGGTTTTTTGGCTTTTCCAGAGGTGTTTATGGACTTACCCTCTCTTTCCACTT from Struthio camelus isolate bStrCam1 chromosome 1, bStrCam1.hap1, whole genome shotgun sequence carries:
- the VTCN1 gene encoding V-set domain-containing T-cell activation inhibitor 1 — protein: MASQGQVIFWSMTTIIIVLAAVIALIIGFGVSGKRSISVTTLPSPGNIGQNSVLGCTFEPDIELGSTAIRWAKAGLAGLVHEFRGGEDHLQEQDASFQGRTAVFADQVAGGNASLLLRGVRLNDAGAYRCAVTTARGSGAAVLQYRTGAFSTPEVRVEKSSSGDALQCEAPRWFPRPAVRWTADSDAGKNLPQVANTSYELNSENITLKVVSFLHNITANTTYTCVIENNIAKATGDIKVTDFNITRGTSLQLVNLDIASASSSLPTCHWMLLLPLYQLSI